One window from the genome of Dermacentor silvarum isolate Dsil-2018 chromosome 5, BIME_Dsil_1.4, whole genome shotgun sequence encodes:
- the LOC119453124 gene encoding keratin-associated protein 10-7 isoform X1 produces MPCADSCVTPADYGRICCQAVVAAGSLSRDAKRKCDVAFAAEAMMTSGLPAMVVGGRTAIAAAPMSCARAASCASPCRCCPDLVWSPTPLSSGGMWSAQLRSPPPPHAAASQPATGHGCAALPDKQALFLVAFPICASSNGNSQASQLHPAATATSSTCCCRCCCKCSWSAKPPSTTTSTPCWTAQQDASSPAGRNTFLLSPKEEEGKPSSGLPEDRLMEVPPPSPPSPTNAQQRYGNQPHLSPSPGAPPPGGAASDVDVDLSRVRDALRTLRTSGYYYEGLSWEEAGRLLRGRSVGTFLVRDSSDNRFLFALSVQTERGPTSVRIHYWRGQFRLDCEDALAGSMPWFSCVVSLVEHYVQLSRSAKGQMCVWLDGHGRRDLPIMLTRPLYREPASLQHLCRIALNRSAGAAVAAASRTVEPLPAALKDYLRDYPHLH; encoded by the exons ATGCCTTGCGCGGACTCCTGCGTGACTCCTGCGGACTACGGTAGGATATGCTGCCAAGCCGTCGTCGCTGCTGGTTCGCTCAGTCGCGATGCGAAGCGGAAGTGTGATGTCGCATTCGCGGCAGAAGCGATGATGACGAGCGGATTGCCGGCG ATGGTGGTCGGTGGTCGGACGGCGATCGCCGCCGCGCCCATGTCCTGCGCCCGAGCCGCGAGCTGCGCctcgccctgccgctgctgccctgACCTGGTGTGGTCGCCGACACCGCTGTCCAGCGGCGGCATGTGGTCGGCTCAACTtcggtcgccgccgccgccgcacgccgCCGCGTCTCAGCCGGCCACCGGGCACGGCTGTGCGGCACTGCCCGACAAGCAGGCGCTCTTCCTGGTCGCCTTCCCCATCTGTGCCTCTTCCAACGGCAACTCCCAAGCGTCCCAACTTCACccagcggcgacggcgacgtcgtcGACCTgctgctgccggtgctgctgcaagtGCAGCTGGAGTGCCAAGCCGCCctcgacgacgacgtcgacgccCTGCTGGACCGCGCAGCAAGAcgcctcctcgcccgccggaagGAACACCTTCCTGCTGTCTCCAAAGGAGGAAGAAGGGAAACCTTCGTCGGGCCTCCCGGAAGATCGCCTAATGGAAGTCCCTCCTCCGTCCCCTCCATCCCCTACGAACGCTCAGCAGCGCTACGGCAACCAGCCTCACCTTTCCCCCTCTCCCGGTGCACCGCCGCCAGGAGGCGCGGCGAGCGACGTCGACGTCGACCTGAGCCGCGTTCGGGACGCCCTGCGGACGCTTCGCACGAGCGGCTACTACTACGAGGGCCTGTCCTGGGAGGAGGCCGGTCGGCTACTGCGAGGCCGATCCGTGGGAACGTTTCTGGTGCGCGACAGTTCGGACAACCGGTTCCTGTTCGCCCTGAGCGTTCAGACCGAACGCGGCCCGACCAGCGTTCGCATCCACTACTGGCGCGGCCAGTTCCGGCTGGACTGCGAGGACGCGCTCGCCGGCAGCATGCCGTGGTTCTCGTGCGTCGTGTCGCTCGTCGAACACTACGTGCAGCTCAGCCGGTCGGCCAAGGGACAGATGTGCGTGTGGTTGGACGGTCACGGCCGCCGGGACTTGCCCATCATGCTGACGAGGCCGCTGTACCGGGAACCGGCGTCGTTGCAACACCTGTGCCGCATCGCGCTCAACCGGAGCGCGGGCGCCGCGGTTGCCGCGGCGTCCAGGACTGTGGAGCCGCTGCCGGCGGCTCTGAAAGACTACCTCAGGGACTACCCGCACCTACACTGA
- the LOC119453124 gene encoding cytokine-inducible SH2-containing protein isoform X2, translating to MVVGGRTAIAAAPMSCARAASCASPCRCCPDLVWSPTPLSSGGMWSAQLRSPPPPHAAASQPATGHGCAALPDKQALFLVAFPICASSNGNSQASQLHPAATATSSTCCCRCCCKCSWSAKPPSTTTSTPCWTAQQDASSPAGRNTFLLSPKEEEGKPSSGLPEDRLMEVPPPSPPSPTNAQQRYGNQPHLSPSPGAPPPGGAASDVDVDLSRVRDALRTLRTSGYYYEGLSWEEAGRLLRGRSVGTFLVRDSSDNRFLFALSVQTERGPTSVRIHYWRGQFRLDCEDALAGSMPWFSCVVSLVEHYVQLSRSAKGQMCVWLDGHGRRDLPIMLTRPLYREPASLQHLCRIALNRSAGAAVAAASRTVEPLPAALKDYLRDYPHLH from the coding sequence ATGGTGGTCGGTGGTCGGACGGCGATCGCCGCCGCGCCCATGTCCTGCGCCCGAGCCGCGAGCTGCGCctcgccctgccgctgctgccctgACCTGGTGTGGTCGCCGACACCGCTGTCCAGCGGCGGCATGTGGTCGGCTCAACTtcggtcgccgccgccgccgcacgccgCCGCGTCTCAGCCGGCCACCGGGCACGGCTGTGCGGCACTGCCCGACAAGCAGGCGCTCTTCCTGGTCGCCTTCCCCATCTGTGCCTCTTCCAACGGCAACTCCCAAGCGTCCCAACTTCACccagcggcgacggcgacgtcgtcGACCTgctgctgccggtgctgctgcaagtGCAGCTGGAGTGCCAAGCCGCCctcgacgacgacgtcgacgccCTGCTGGACCGCGCAGCAAGAcgcctcctcgcccgccggaagGAACACCTTCCTGCTGTCTCCAAAGGAGGAAGAAGGGAAACCTTCGTCGGGCCTCCCGGAAGATCGCCTAATGGAAGTCCCTCCTCCGTCCCCTCCATCCCCTACGAACGCTCAGCAGCGCTACGGCAACCAGCCTCACCTTTCCCCCTCTCCCGGTGCACCGCCGCCAGGAGGCGCGGCGAGCGACGTCGACGTCGACCTGAGCCGCGTTCGGGACGCCCTGCGGACGCTTCGCACGAGCGGCTACTACTACGAGGGCCTGTCCTGGGAGGAGGCCGGTCGGCTACTGCGAGGCCGATCCGTGGGAACGTTTCTGGTGCGCGACAGTTCGGACAACCGGTTCCTGTTCGCCCTGAGCGTTCAGACCGAACGCGGCCCGACCAGCGTTCGCATCCACTACTGGCGCGGCCAGTTCCGGCTGGACTGCGAGGACGCGCTCGCCGGCAGCATGCCGTGGTTCTCGTGCGTCGTGTCGCTCGTCGAACACTACGTGCAGCTCAGCCGGTCGGCCAAGGGACAGATGTGCGTGTGGTTGGACGGTCACGGCCGCCGGGACTTGCCCATCATGCTGACGAGGCCGCTGTACCGGGAACCGGCGTCGTTGCAACACCTGTGCCGCATCGCGCTCAACCGGAGCGCGGGCGCCGCGGTTGCCGCGGCGTCCAGGACTGTGGAGCCGCTGCCGGCGGCTCTGAAAGACTACCTCAGGGACTACCCGCACCTACACTGA